From the genome of Deinococcus sp. JMULE3, one region includes:
- a CDS encoding GGDEF domain-containing protein — protein MPDAPPSPLTLALAWDQRDTTPALARQSAVAHLNTPAHAQASVLLGYLDWREGKLPKATEEVSAAISTLRLGEPSVWLGRGLNILAALQSTLNRADRAVELYEEQVSLARHINDPELTATALHDLAVELRRSDPQRARAYITEALGTFRQLGYDFGVAIAHANLAEFDRDEGDLPGAHRHVQRALSYPHLDQHPHLEASLLASLLLVQPEPISEAERRRAHRRLRQLHDQSSNPELRATVALTLAAHTEPAAARTLLDEALRDLSPLGDHVLLPELHEQLCTLHEELGDPARALHHLRETLAYIRRTHLAERRQNFQTFEILTRIQSLQDQARAERQRNTELQAHLQELRALNARIRELSRTDHLTRLANREHLFTEGQRLAQTATSHTPLSAALIDIDHFKIVNDTWGHQTGDLVLQRVARMILDVARPGDIAARYGGEEFVLLRAAPAGDLSASCHDLQQLIRLHPWGSVAPGMQITLSIGVAEATSGEFDRLLGDADRRLYDAKRAGRNRTHDHD, from the coding sequence ATGCCGGACGCGCCCCCTTCCCCCCTCACCCTGGCCCTGGCCTGGGATCAGCGCGACACCACGCCCGCGCTGGCCCGCCAGAGTGCCGTGGCGCACCTGAACACCCCCGCGCACGCGCAGGCGAGCGTGCTGCTGGGGTACCTCGACTGGCGGGAGGGAAAACTCCCGAAGGCGACCGAGGAGGTCAGCGCCGCGATCAGCACCCTGAGGCTCGGGGAGCCCAGCGTGTGGCTGGGGCGCGGGCTGAATATTCTCGCGGCGCTGCAGAGCACCCTGAACCGCGCCGACCGGGCCGTCGAACTGTACGAGGAGCAGGTGTCCCTGGCGCGGCATATCAACGACCCGGAACTCACCGCGACCGCCCTGCACGATCTGGCCGTCGAGTTACGCAGGAGCGACCCGCAGCGGGCACGGGCGTACATCACCGAGGCGCTCGGGACGTTCCGGCAGCTGGGGTACGACTTCGGGGTGGCAATCGCCCACGCGAACCTCGCCGAGTTCGACCGGGACGAGGGGGACCTGCCCGGCGCGCACCGTCACGTGCAGCGCGCCCTGAGCTACCCGCACCTGGATCAGCATCCGCACCTGGAAGCCAGCCTGCTCGCCTCGCTGCTGCTCGTTCAGCCCGAGCCGATCAGCGAGGCCGAACGTCGCCGCGCGCACCGTCGCCTGCGGCAACTGCACGACCAGAGCAGCAACCCGGAACTGCGCGCCACGGTCGCCCTGACCCTCGCGGCGCACACCGAGCCTGCCGCGGCTCGCACGCTGCTGGACGAGGCCCTGCGTGACCTGAGCCCGCTGGGTGATCACGTCCTGCTGCCTGAACTGCACGAGCAGCTGTGCACGCTGCACGAGGAACTCGGTGATCCCGCGCGGGCGCTGCACCACCTGCGCGAGACGCTGGCGTACATCCGCCGCACGCACCTCGCCGAACGACGGCAGAACTTCCAGACCTTCGAGATCCTGACCCGCATCCAGTCGCTGCAGGATCAGGCCCGCGCGGAGCGGCAGCGGAACACCGAACTGCAGGCGCACCTGCAGGAACTCCGCGCGCTGAACGCCCGCATCCGCGAACTGAGCCGCACCGACCACCTGACCCGCCTGGCCAACCGCGAGCACCTCTTCACCGAGGGGCAACGCCTCGCGCAGACCGCCACCAGTCACACGCCCCTGAGTGCCGCGCTGATCGACATCGACCATTTCAAGATCGTGAACGACACCTGGGGTCATCAGACGGGGGATCTGGTGCTGCAGCGCGTGGCCCGCATGATCCTCGACGTGGCGCGGCCCGGTGACATCGCGGCGCGCTACGGCGGCGAGGAGTTCGTGCTGCTGCGCGCCGCGCCCGCCGGGGACCTGAGTGCCAGCTGCCACGACCTGCAGCAACTGATCCGCCTGCA
- a CDS encoding alpha/beta fold hydrolase yields MTSSRLRRAVTLSLLLAGLTVGAVAAAQAAQTPAAATTAATTVAAPTLRPALGGERRFLTLPGFGRVAYYADPRGEGRPLVLTVSVNAAASAYEMKPLWDAFAGTRPVYALEWPGFGSSDRPDVKYTSALMTGALTALVAELGSEVDIVALSLGSEFAARAALQEPRIRSLALISPSGLGQPRGGTQRATNEDGGQTLYNRLNTFSTPLYALLRTRISIEYFLSRSFRGPVDQGLVNYSMDTTRQPGAKYAPLYFISGQLFTADAYGDLYSRLTVPTLVLYDRDAFVSFDRLPQFTAQPSVRAVRIEGTDGLPQFEKTGAVVEALRAFWALP; encoded by the coding sequence ATGACGTCCTCCCGACTGCGCCGCGCCGTGACCCTCTCGCTGCTCCTCGCCGGACTGACGGTCGGCGCGGTCGCTGCCGCCCAGGCGGCACAGACCCCAGCCGCCGCGACCACCGCTGCGACGACGGTGGCCGCCCCGACGCTGCGGCCCGCGCTGGGTGGCGAGCGGCGGTTCCTGACCCTGCCGGGCTTCGGGCGGGTCGCGTACTACGCCGATCCGCGTGGCGAGGGCCGCCCGCTGGTGCTGACGGTCAGCGTGAACGCCGCCGCGAGCGCGTACGAGATGAAACCCCTCTGGGACGCCTTCGCCGGGACGCGCCCGGTGTACGCGCTGGAATGGCCGGGCTTCGGCAGCAGCGACCGTCCGGACGTGAAGTACACCTCTGCCCTGATGACGGGCGCCCTGACGGCGCTGGTCGCGGAGCTGGGCAGCGAGGTGGACATCGTGGCGCTCAGCCTGGGCAGTGAGTTCGCCGCGCGGGCCGCGCTGCAGGAACCCCGCATCCGCAGCCTCGCCCTGATCAGTCCCAGCGGGCTGGGGCAGCCGCGCGGCGGCACGCAGCGGGCCACCAACGAGGACGGCGGGCAGACGCTGTACAACCGCCTGAATACCTTCAGCACGCCGCTGTACGCGCTGCTGCGGACCCGCATCAGCATCGAGTACTTCCTGAGCCGCTCGTTCCGCGGGCCGGTCGATCAGGGTCTCGTGAACTACTCCATGGACACCACGCGGCAGCCCGGCGCGAAGTACGCTCCGCTGTACTTCATCAGCGGGCAGCTGTTCACCGCGGACGCGTACGGCGACCTGTACAGCCGCCTGACCGTGCCCACGCTGGTGCTGTACGACAGGGACGCCTTCGTGTCCTTCGACCGCCTGCCGCAGTTCACCGCGCAGCCCAGTGTGCGTGCGGTGCGGATCGAGGGCACCGACGGCCTGCCGCAGTTCGAGAAGACCGGCGCGGTCGTGGAGGCCCTGCGGGCTTTCTGGGCCCTCCCCTGA
- a CDS encoding polyprenyl synthetase family protein, whose product MRAELLSRVLSLLPDPAHAGRPELAAYHAMLRDYPARGGKGIRSDLLLASARAHGVQPGPAWEGALWLAAALELFQNWVLIHDDIEDDSEERRGRPALHRLHGVPLAINAGDGLHAYMWAAVHRAGVPGAMEAFLEMIHRTAEGQHLDLGWVEAREWSLTEADYLDMVRLKTAYYTVVVPLQLGALAAGAAPHPDFLPAGLALGAAFQIRDDVLNLNGDPAKYGKEIGGDLLEGKRTMIVLHWLAHAPAEQRGAFLTQMHRVRPDKDPAVIADIHRWLLDSGSVAHAQAYADQEAAAGLAALAGALAGAANPQAAQELLGAMRTLATRDH is encoded by the coding sequence ATGCGTGCCGAACTGCTGTCCCGCGTGCTGTCCCTGCTGCCCGACCCGGCCCACGCCGGGCGGCCCGAACTCGCCGCGTACCACGCCATGCTCCGCGACTACCCCGCACGCGGCGGGAAGGGCATCCGCAGCGACCTGCTGCTCGCCAGCGCCCGCGCGCACGGCGTGCAGCCCGGCCCCGCCTGGGAAGGCGCGCTGTGGCTCGCGGCGGCGCTGGAACTCTTCCAGAACTGGGTGCTGATCCACGACGACATCGAGGACGACAGCGAGGAACGCCGCGGCCGCCCGGCCCTGCACCGCCTGCACGGCGTCCCCCTGGCGATCAACGCCGGGGACGGCCTGCACGCCTACATGTGGGCGGCCGTGCACCGCGCGGGCGTGCCCGGCGCGATGGAAGCGTTCCTGGAGATGATCCACCGCACCGCCGAGGGCCAGCACCTCGACCTGGGCTGGGTGGAGGCCCGCGAGTGGAGTCTGACCGAAGCCGACTACCTGGACATGGTGCGCCTGAAGACCGCGTACTACACGGTCGTCGTGCCGCTGCAACTGGGCGCGCTGGCCGCCGGGGCCGCGCCGCACCCGGACTTCCTGCCCGCCGGCCTGGCATTGGGGGCGGCGTTCCAGATCCGCGACGACGTGCTGAACCTGAACGGCGACCCCGCCAAGTACGGCAAGGAGATCGGCGGGGACCTGCTGGAAGGCAAACGCACCATGATCGTCCTGCACTGGCTGGCGCACGCCCCCGCAGAACAGCGCGGCGCCTTCCTGACGCAGATGCACCGCGTCCGGCCCGACAAGGACCCGGCAGTCATCGCGGACATCCACCGCTGGCTGCTGGACAGCGGCAGCGTCGCCCACGCGCAGGCCTACGCCGACCAGGAGGCCGCAGCGGGCCTCGCGGCGCTGGCGGGAGCGCTGGCGGGCGCCGCGAACCCACAGGCGGCGCAGGAACTGCTCGGCGCCATGCGGACCCTCGCCACCCGCGACCACTGA
- a CDS encoding N-formylglutamate amidohydrolase — protein sequence MPELNRLLVVTPHPSGALPAEVLSDMLGPDLLNAEARDALLRRVFLDGDPYTDLIFHLPGARSVQAAWSRFAVDLNRDRDDRDENGVIKRGTFDRQPLYPPEFTLSEAARETRLRRYWDPFHALVAQEAREADLLIVGHCMAPSGPALSHDTGTPRPGLCLMTGTDDAPTFPHAAWEDLRAACADAFAPVLAGTPYPDVQVGVPWQTDTISAAYAAPDRAAFGIEVNSGLYLNVDGTPRHDVIRALNEAFTRFAPQALALTWG from the coding sequence GTGCCTGAACTGAACCGACTGCTCGTCGTGACGCCGCACCCGTCCGGCGCGCTGCCCGCCGAGGTGCTGAGTGACATGCTCGGCCCGGACCTCCTGAACGCAGAGGCGCGGGACGCCCTGCTGCGCCGCGTGTTCCTGGACGGCGACCCGTACACCGACCTGATCTTCCACCTGCCGGGCGCGCGCAGCGTGCAGGCCGCCTGGAGCCGCTTCGCGGTGGACCTGAACCGCGACCGCGACGACCGGGACGAGAACGGCGTGATCAAACGCGGCACCTTCGACCGTCAGCCCCTCTACCCGCCGGAGTTCACCCTGAGCGAGGCGGCGCGCGAGACCCGCCTGCGCCGCTACTGGGACCCGTTCCACGCCCTGGTGGCGCAGGAGGCACGGGAGGCGGACCTGCTGATCGTGGGGCACTGCATGGCCCCCAGCGGCCCGGCCCTGAGCCACGACACGGGCACGCCCCGCCCGGGCCTGTGCCTGATGACCGGCACGGACGATGCCCCCACCTTCCCGCACGCGGCGTGGGAGGACCTGCGTGCCGCCTGCGCCGACGCCTTCGCACCCGTGCTGGCGGGCACCCCCTACCCGGACGTGCAGGTGGGTGTGCCCTGGCAGACCGACACCATCAGCGCCGCGTACGCAGCGCCGGACCGCGCGGCCTTCGGCATCGAGGTGAACTCCGGGCTGTACCTGAACGTGGACGGCACGCCCCGCCACGACGTGATCCGCGCGCTGAACGAGGCTTTTACCCGCTTCGCCCCGCAGGCCCTTGCCCTCACCTGGGGCTGA
- a CDS encoding M23 family metallopeptidase yields MTRRTLAALLLLTALPALAAPYVVRAGDTLYSIARANGTTVDALLRLNRLSGTALEVGQTLQLPARGETPPTATGKPGLPAPLPAGQLTPTPATARIAGVNITVPTSLRMGDAFLVSLSGPRAAQATVRFPSEVGEDVRMPNEILRPTGGAGQFVVVGRVVLGKTTPVVYEVSLDGQLVRGRIPVLGLEDPIQHLNLPPSVSRVLVDPARAAEDALVEKAYARRTPQAWSRPFAPALKGVSPTSSSFGQPRTYVAGGPVAYHFGTDYPARAGTPVLAVNDGTVVIAGRYPVRGGLVVIDHGAGVVSLYFHQSKVTAQVGQKVRRGDKVGEVGSTGLSAGPHLHLEIRVRGEGTNPAGWTGRLWPR; encoded by the coding sequence ATGACGCGCCGAACGCTGGCCGCCCTGCTGCTCCTGACCGCGCTGCCTGCCCTGGCGGCCCCGTACGTGGTGCGGGCCGGGGACACGCTGTACTCGATCGCGCGGGCGAACGGGACGACCGTGGACGCCCTGCTGCGCCTGAACAGGCTGTCCGGCACCGCGCTGGAGGTCGGGCAGACCCTCCAGCTGCCCGCCAGGGGCGAGACGCCGCCCACCGCGACCGGGAAGCCGGGCCTGCCTGCGCCGCTCCCGGCGGGGCAGCTGACGCCCACGCCCGCCACGGCGCGGATCGCGGGTGTGAACATCACGGTGCCGACCAGCCTGCGGATGGGCGACGCGTTCCTGGTCAGCCTGAGTGGACCGCGCGCCGCGCAGGCGACCGTGCGATTCCCCAGCGAGGTGGGCGAGGACGTCCGGATGCCCAACGAGATCCTGCGGCCCACCGGTGGCGCCGGGCAGTTCGTGGTGGTGGGCCGCGTGGTGCTGGGCAAGACCACCCCGGTCGTGTACGAGGTGAGTCTGGACGGGCAGCTGGTCCGGGGGCGCATTCCGGTGCTGGGCCTGGAGGACCCCATCCAGCACCTGAACCTGCCGCCCAGCGTGAGCCGGGTGCTGGTGGACCCGGCCCGCGCAGCGGAGGACGCGCTGGTGGAGAAGGCGTACGCGCGCCGCACCCCGCAGGCCTGGAGCAGACCCTTCGCACCTGCCCTGAAGGGCGTGTCGCCGACGAGTTCGTCGTTCGGGCAGCCGCGCACGTACGTGGCGGGCGGCCCGGTCGCGTACCACTTCGGCACCGACTACCCCGCCAGGGCCGGGACGCCTGTACTGGCCGTGAACGACGGCACGGTCGTGATCGCCGGGCGCTACCCGGTACGCGGCGGGCTGGTCGTCATCGACCACGGGGCGGGCGTCGTGAGTCTGTACTTCCACCAGAGCAAAGTCACGGCGCAGGTCGGGCAGAAGGTGAGGCGGGGCGACAAGGTCGGCGAGGTGGGCAGCACCGGCCTGAGCGCCGGGCCGCACCTGCACCTGGAAATCCGCGTGCGCGGCGAGGGCACCAACCCCGCCGGGTGGACGGGCCGCCTGTGGCCCCGCTGA
- the dtd gene encoding D-aminoacyl-tRNA deacylase, with protein MRATLQRVTRATCTVEGELTGQTGPGLLVLLGVAPGDTDATAHAMAAKIAKLRIFGDDQGRMNRSVQDIGGGILSVSQFTLYADTRGGNRPSFTAAAPPDHARALYHTFNAALRALGLPVGEGVFGAHMVLDLTNDGPVTLTIDLD; from the coding sequence GTGCGGGCCACCCTCCAGCGCGTCACCCGCGCCACCTGCACCGTCGAAGGTGAACTGACCGGGCAGACCGGCCCCGGCCTGCTCGTCCTGCTGGGCGTCGCGCCCGGCGACACCGACGCCACCGCCCACGCCATGGCCGCCAAGATCGCCAAGCTGCGCATCTTCGGCGACGACCAGGGCCGCATGAACCGCAGCGTGCAGGACATCGGCGGCGGCATCCTGAGCGTCAGTCAGTTCACGCTGTACGCCGACACGCGCGGCGGCAACCGCCCCAGCTTCACCGCCGCCGCGCCCCCCGACCACGCCCGCGCGCTGTACCACACCTTCAACGCCGCGCTGCGCGCCCTGGGCCTCCCGGTCGGCGAGGGCGTCTTCGGCGCGCACATGGTCCTCGACCTGACGAACGACGGCCCCGTCACCCTGACCATCGACCTCGACTGA
- a CDS encoding DUF1844 domain-containing protein: MSNPEFVGLVNSLQATAEAALGDLNAATASAARDGLLEERRARQTAERSLKLLTMLAEKTRGNLDFTEADLLTDAIASVRERLAAPSPSADAAPDAN; encoded by the coding sequence ATGTCGAACCCCGAATTCGTCGGACTCGTGAACTCCCTGCAGGCGACCGCCGAGGCCGCCCTGGGCGACCTGAACGCCGCGACCGCCAGCGCCGCCCGCGACGGGCTGCTCGAGGAACGCCGCGCCCGCCAGACCGCCGAGCGCAGCCTGAAACTCCTGACCATGCTCGCCGAGAAGACCCGCGGCAACCTGGATTTCACCGAGGCGGACCTGTTGACCGACGCGATCGCCAGCGTTCGCGAACGTCTCGCCGCGCCCAGCCCCAGCGCCGACGCCGCCCCCGACGCGAACTGA
- a CDS encoding LysM peptidoglycan-binding domain-containing C40 family peptidase, protein MKATRILLTLLALTGTATAATYTVKPGDSLYSIAKKAGVDAPTLMKLNKLPSTTIQVGQTLNLGGTPAPAARPQAAAPAPVATGNATIRAAATRFLGARYVLGATGGGALDCSSYTMSVFRQLGINLPRTAAQQWRVGSAVSRRDLRAGDLVFFNTMGRTASHVGVYLGDGMMANANSYHGRTMIEPLFGNPYWANRYDGARRVLN, encoded by the coding sequence ATGAAAGCGACGCGCATCCTCCTGACCCTCCTGGCCCTGACCGGAACCGCCACCGCCGCCACCTACACCGTCAAACCCGGCGACTCCCTGTACTCCATCGCCAAGAAGGCCGGCGTGGACGCCCCCACCCTGATGAAACTGAACAAACTGCCCAGCACCACCATCCAGGTCGGGCAGACCCTCAACCTGGGCGGCACCCCCGCACCCGCCGCGCGCCCCCAGGCCGCCGCGCCCGCCCCGGTCGCCACCGGCAACGCCACCATCCGCGCCGCGGCCACCCGCTTCCTCGGCGCCCGCTACGTGCTCGGCGCGACCGGCGGCGGCGCACTGGACTGCAGCAGCTACACCATGAGCGTCTTCCGCCAGCTGGGCATCAACCTGCCCCGCACCGCCGCGCAGCAGTGGCGGGTCGGCAGCGCCGTCAGCCGCCGCGACCTGCGCGCCGGGGACCTCGTGTTCTTCAACACCATGGGCCGCACCGCCAGCCACGTCGGCGTGTACCTCGGCGACGGCATGATGGCCAACGCCAACAGCTACCACGGCCGCACCATGATCGAACCCCTGTTCGGCAACCCCTACTGGGCTAACCGCTACGACGGCGCCCGCCGCGTCCTGAACTGA
- a CDS encoding glycerate kinase: MVPRPADEPAEVLRRAFLSALDAVSPARLLAPHLGGARPDFILAVGKASVPMACAALEAHAGVPALVVTPHGSTPPGEVRPGVEVIAAGHPVPDGGSVRAGRAALERLGSLRAGQRALVLLSGGGSALLCAPRGVTLAQKQALTGELLRCGADITEINTVRKHLSAVKGGGLAQATRAGVRTLVLSDVVGDPLDMVASGPTVPDPTTFADALAVLDRYGLAAPEARAYFRSGAPDTPDTLPASEATVIGGNRHLLDAAREALTAQGVPALILGDTFTGEARALAAFHASVIRSIQQHGTPAPRPVALLSGGEATVTLGADAGRGGRNLEFALALLTELGGTPAGLRGVHVLSAGSDGVDGSSDAAGAALSPDSLDRARALGLDPAEFLRRHDAHAFFHLLGDLLRTGPTGHNVCDFRAILLT, from the coding sequence ATGGTCCCCCGCCCCGCCGACGAGCCTGCCGAGGTGCTGCGCCGCGCGTTCCTGAGTGCGCTGGACGCGGTCTCCCCTGCCCGGCTGCTGGCGCCGCATCTGGGTGGGGCGCGGCCGGATTTCATCCTGGCGGTCGGGAAGGCCAGTGTGCCGATGGCCTGCGCGGCGCTGGAGGCCCATGCGGGCGTGCCGGCGCTGGTCGTCACGCCGCACGGCAGCACTCCACCGGGTGAGGTGCGGCCGGGGGTGGAGGTCATCGCAGCGGGCCACCCGGTGCCGGACGGGGGCAGTGTCCGGGCGGGCCGCGCGGCGCTGGAGCGGCTGGGGTCGCTGCGGGCCGGGCAGCGGGCGCTGGTGCTGCTGTCCGGGGGTGGGAGTGCGCTGTTGTGCGCGCCGCGCGGCGTGACCCTGGCGCAGAAGCAGGCGTTGACGGGCGAGTTGCTGCGCTGCGGGGCGGACATCACGGAGATCAACACGGTCCGCAAGCATCTGTCGGCTGTGAAGGGTGGGGGGCTGGCGCAGGCGACCCGCGCGGGGGTGCGGACGCTGGTCCTGTCGGACGTGGTGGGTGATCCGCTGGACATGGTCGCCAGCGGGCCGACCGTGCCGGACCCGACCACGTTCGCAGACGCGCTGGCCGTGCTGGACCGCTACGGGCTGGCCGCGCCGGAGGCCCGGGCGTACTTTCGCAGCGGCGCGCCCGACACGCCGGACACCCTGCCCGCTTCGGAGGCGACGGTGATCGGCGGGAACCGTCACCTGCTGGACGCCGCGCGGGAGGCGCTGACGGCCCAGGGGGTGCCCGCGCTGATCCTGGGGGACACCTTCACCGGCGAGGCCCGCGCCCTGGCAGCGTTCCACGCCTCGGTCATCCGCAGCATTCAGCAGCATGGGACGCCCGCGCCGCGCCCGGTGGCGCTCCTGTCGGGCGGCGAGGCGACCGTCACCCTGGGAGCGGATGCCGGGCGGGGCGGACGGAACCTGGAGTTCGCGCTGGCGCTCCTGACCGAACTGGGCGGCACCCCGGCGGGGTTGCGCGGCGTGCACGTCCTGTCGGCGGGCAGTGACGGCGTGGACGGCAGCAGTGACGCGGCGGGCGCGGCCCTGAGCCCGGACAGTCTGGACCGCGCCCGCGCGCTGGGGCTCGACCCGGCCGAGTTCCTGCGGCGCCACGACGCCCACGCGTTCTTCCACCTGCTGGGTGACCTGCTGCGCACCGGGCCGACCGGGCATAACGTCTGTGACTTCCGGGCGATCCTGCTGACCTGA
- a CDS encoding MaoC family dehydratase: protein MNEDLNRPQGRYLEELTPGTVIRHRVTRTVTEADNVFFTTMTMNPQPLHLDHEYAAGTEFGRPLVNSLLTLSLLVGLSVHELTLGTLVANLGLTDVVFPKPVFHGDTIRAESEVLEVRESRSRPDAGIVIVEHRALNQRGEVVARCKRTALMQRRPA from the coding sequence ATGAATGAGGATCTGAACCGCCCGCAGGGGCGTTACCTGGAGGAACTGACGCCCGGCACCGTGATCCGGCACCGCGTGACGCGCACGGTGACGGAGGCGGACAACGTGTTCTTCACGACGATGACGATGAATCCGCAGCCGCTGCACCTGGATCACGAGTACGCGGCCGGGACCGAGTTCGGGCGGCCGCTGGTGAACAGCCTGCTGACCCTGAGTCTGCTGGTGGGCCTGAGCGTGCATGAGCTGACGCTGGGTACGCTGGTCGCGAACCTGGGATTGACGGACGTGGTGTTCCCGAAGCCGGTGTTCCACGGGGATACCATCCGCGCGGAGTCGGAGGTGCTGGAGGTCCGCGAGAGCCGCAGCCGCCCGGACGCAGGCATCGTGATCGTGGAGCACCGCGCGCTGAACCAGCGGGGTGAGGTCGTGGCGAGGTGCAAGCGCACGGCATTGATGCAGCGGCGGCCCGCCTGA
- a CDS encoding CoA ester lyase, with the protein MSTNVRSAGRPAGLARPRSLLFAPGNRADLIAKLPRSAPDAVVIDLEDAIPGTPEAKAAARPVARDAARDLLGAAPHLPVFLRVNAVHSPYFADDLHVLTPELAGVVVPKLERADDVRQVVNALATFGLTLPILAGLETGAGVWHAHEILREDAVRWAYFGAEDYTTDLGGRRTPGGLEVLYARSQVALAARLTGVPALDIVVTALNDPARFREDAGLGRALGYAGKLCIHPAQVELAHELFGATPVETARARALLAAAHDAATQGHGAFSFEGQMVDEPMLAAARAILAQEVGSGE; encoded by the coding sequence ATGTCAACGAACGTTCGTTCGGCCGGGCGTCCCGCTGGGCTGGCGCGGCCCCGCAGCCTGCTGTTCGCGCCGGGGAACCGCGCCGACCTGATCGCCAAACTGCCCCGCAGCGCCCCTGACGCGGTGGTGATCGACCTGGAGGACGCCATCCCCGGCACGCCCGAGGCGAAGGCCGCCGCCCGCCCGGTCGCGCGGGACGCCGCGCGGGACCTGTTGGGCGCCGCGCCGCACCTCCCGGTGTTCCTGCGCGTGAATGCCGTCCACTCGCCGTACTTCGCGGACGACCTGCATGTCCTGACGCCGGAGCTGGCGGGGGTGGTCGTCCCGAAACTGGAACGCGCGGACGACGTGCGGCAGGTCGTGAACGCCCTGGCGACCTTCGGCCTGACCCTGCCGATCCTGGCGGGCCTGGAGACTGGCGCGGGCGTGTGGCACGCGCACGAGATCCTGCGCGAGGACGCCGTGCGCTGGGCGTACTTCGGCGCGGAGGATTACACCACCGACCTGGGCGGGCGGCGCACGCCCGGCGGGCTGGAGGTTCTGTACGCCCGCTCGCAGGTGGCGCTGGCCGCGCGGCTGACCGGCGTGCCCGCGCTGGACATCGTCGTGACCGCCCTGAACGACCCGGCACGCTTCCGCGAGGACGCCGGACTGGGCCGCGCGCTGGGCTACGCCGGGAAGCTGTGCATCCACCCCGCGCAGGTCGAACTGGCACACGAGCTGTTCGGCGCGACGCCCGTAGAGACGGCCCGCGCCCGCGCCCTGCTCGCCGCCGCGCACGACGCCGCCACGCAGGGCCACGGCGCGTTCAGCTTCGAGGGTCAGATGGTGGACGAACCCATGCTCGCCGCCGCGCGCGCCATCCTGGCGCAGGAAGTGGGTAGTGGGGAGTAG
- a CDS encoding MFS transporter: MDPLNPAAPDPQAAYDPGPGWQLRFWSIFGGQALSLIGSAITQFVLLWWITDTTGSAAALGVAGVAALLPQALLSPLGGILADRYSRRAIMITADVISAACMLVLISLFASGGVQLWHVYTMMAVRSAMQAFQTPAAGASTAMLVPASFLPRAAGLNQTLQGVMTVAAAPLGALAISVLPLGAALGIDVVTALLGVAPLLRYAVPQPRVIRLPGAGVLSDFRAGVNVVWRDAGLRRLYLLLGAVVLAVMPTFTLTPLLVKTHFGGGAGQVALMEGLSGVGMIAGGVLVAALNPRRPVVTILVSFAASCLTVALTALAPGDAFWLAVVWWVVSGVTFSFGNAPMTALLQRVIPNELQGRALSLLNMVMGLAGPVGLALAAPLGEWIGVRGVFVVGGVLSGAAALAGFLSPALRRLDAPVGPASGEASRAG, translated from the coding sequence ATGGACCCGCTGAACCCCGCCGCGCCGGACCCCCAGGCCGCCTATGATCCAGGCCCCGGCTGGCAGCTGCGCTTCTGGAGCATCTTCGGCGGGCAGGCGCTGTCGCTGATCGGGTCGGCCATAACGCAGTTCGTGCTGCTGTGGTGGATCACCGACACGACCGGCAGCGCCGCGGCGCTGGGCGTGGCGGGCGTGGCGGCGCTGCTGCCGCAGGCGCTGCTGTCCCCGCTGGGCGGGATTCTCGCCGACCGCTACAGCCGCCGCGCGATCATGATCACGGCCGACGTGATCAGCGCCGCGTGCATGCTCGTACTGATCAGCCTGTTCGCCAGCGGCGGCGTGCAGCTGTGGCACGTGTACACCATGATGGCGGTGCGCAGCGCCATGCAGGCCTTCCAGACTCCGGCGGCGGGGGCGAGTACCGCCATGCTGGTGCCCGCCAGTTTCCTGCCGCGCGCGGCGGGCCTGAACCAGACCCTCCAGGGTGTCATGACGGTGGCCGCCGCGCCGCTGGGGGCCCTGGCGATCAGTGTGCTGCCGCTGGGCGCGGCCCTGGGGATCGATGTGGTCACCGCGCTGCTGGGTGTCGCGCCGCTGTTGCGCTACGCGGTGCCGCAACCCCGCGTGATCCGGCTGCCCGGGGCGGGTGTCCTCTCGGATTTCCGGGCGGGCGTGAACGTGGTGTGGCGCGACGCGGGCCTGCGCCGCCTGTACCTGCTGCTGGGCGCGGTGGTGCTGGCCGTCATGCCGACCTTCACGCTGACGCCGCTGCTGGTCAAGACCCACTTCGGTGGAGGGGCGGGGCAGGTGGCCCTCATGGAGGGCCTGTCGGGGGTGGGCATGATCGCGGGTGGCGTGCTCGTCGCGGCCCTGAATCCGCGCCGTCCGGTGGTGACGATCCTCGTGTCGTTCGCCGCGTCGTGCCTGACGGTGGCCCTGACGGCCCTGGCGCCCGGGGATGCGTTCTGGCTGGCGGTCGTGTGGTGGGTCGTGAGTGGCGTGACGTTCTCGTTCGGGAACGCACCCATGACGGCGTTGCTTCAGCGGGTCATCCCGAACGAGTTGCAGGGCCGCGCGCTGTCCCTGCTGAACATGGTCATGGGGCTGGCCGGGCCGGTGGGGCTGGCGCTGGCGGCCCCGCTGGGAGAGTGGATCGGCGTGCGGGGCGTATTCGTGGTGGGCGGCGTCCTGAGCGGCGCGGCGGCCCTGGCGGGTTTCCTGTCCCCGGCCCTGCGCCGCCTGGACGCGCCGGTCGGTCCCGCATCCGGCGAGGCGTCCCGGGCCGGGTAG